From a region of the Falco cherrug isolate bFalChe1 chromosome 9, bFalChe1.pri, whole genome shotgun sequence genome:
- the PTGES gene encoding prostaglandin E synthase isoform X1, with protein sequence MGRSVCTGRDWGVLGTSPRRGELWVRGRREHRSTGLDVAESPLEAPARSPLAASVAGGRVAPTPKMMENKVFMSFTFYSTILILKMYVVAIVTGQVRLRKKAFANPEDALRNGGLQYYREDPDVERCRRAHRNDMENIFPFLFLGAIYSLLDPSPTVARIHFFIFCVGRIIHTIAYLLQLKAPMRSVAYSVAQLPCFSMALQILLATTPYW encoded by the exons ATGGGACGCTCAGTCTGCACTGGGCGGGACTGGGGAGTACTGGGAACGTCGCCACGCAGGGGTGAGCTGTGGGTTCGGGGACGGAGGGAGCACAGGAGCACAGGGCTGGATGTGGCTGAG AGCCCTCTTGAAGCCCCAGCGAGATCTCCACTGGCTGCGAGTGTTGCAGGTGGTCGAGTGGCACCTACCCCCAAAATGATGGAAAACAAAGTGTTTATGTCGTTTACGTTCTACAGCACgatcttgattttaaaaatgtatgttgttGCCATCGTTACGGGACAAGTGAGACTCAGAAAGAAG GCATTTGCAAACCCGGAGGATGCACTGCGCAACGGGGGGCTGCAGTACTACCGTGAAGACCCCGATGTGGAGCGGTGCCGCAG gGCCCACCGCAATGACATGGAGAAcatctttcccttcctcttcctcgGAGCCATCTACTCTCTGCTGGATCCCAGTCCCACAGTGGCCAGGATCcactttttcatcttctgtgtGGGGCGCATCATCCATACCATCGCCTACCTCCTGCAACTGAAGGCGCCTATGCGCTCTGTGGCCTACAGTGTGGCACAGCTGCCCTGCTTCTCCATGGCTCTGCAGATCCTCCTCGCCACCACCCCATACTGGTAG
- the TOR1B gene encoding torsin-1B isoform X1 has product MLRAAGALWLLLPGLAALEPLSVGLAIGVASAITGYLSHPRFYCRYVECCPSGGQRLNATALKAQLDAKLFGQHLAKDVVLKAVTGFSNNPSPKKPLMLSLHGWAGTGKNFLSQILAEHIHPAGLRSKFVHLFLATLHFPHHDELKLYKEQLQNWIRGNVSACPHSVFIFDEMDKMHPGLIDAIKPFLDYYEQVDGVSYRKAIFIFLSNAGGDLINKAALDFWTNGKRREDIQLKDLEPMLSVGVFNNKNSGLWHSSLVDRNLVDYFVPFLPLEHKHVKMCVRAEMISRGYAVDEKVVQAVADEMTFFPKEQKIYSDKGCKTVQAKLDIHEDMMRDTKAKG; this is encoded by the exons ATGctgcgggcggccggggcgctgtggctgctgctgccggggctggcggcgctGGAGCCGCTCAGCGTGGGCCTGGCCATCGGCGTCGCCTCGGCCATCACCGGCTACCTGTCCCACCCCAGATTCTACTGCCGCTACGTGGAGTGCTGCCCCAGCGGCGGGCAGCGGCTCAACGCCACCG CGCTGAAGGCGCAGCTGGATGCCAAACTCTTTGGGCAGCACCTGGCGAAGGACGTTGTGTTGAAGGCGGTGACGGGCTTCAGCAACAACCCTAGCCCCAAGAAGCCGCTGATGCTCTCGCTCCATGGCTGGGCTGGCACTGGCAAGAACTTCCTCAGCCAGATCCTGGCGGAGCACATCCACCCTGCCGGCCTGCGCAGCAAGTTCGTCCATCTCTTCTTGGCCACTCTGCACTTCCCCCACCACGATGAGCTCAAGCTCTACAAG GAGCAACTGCAGAACTGGATTCGGGGCAACGTCAGTGCCTGTCCTCACTCTGTCTTCATTTTTGATGAGATGGACAAAATGCATCCAGGTCTTATTGATGCCATCAAGCCATTCTTAGACTATTATGAGCAAGTTGATGGAGTGTCCTACAGGAAAGCCATCTTCATCTTCCTCAG CAATGCAGGTGGTGACTTAATTAATAAAGCGGCTCTGGACTTCTGGACAAATGGAAAGCGCAGGGAAGACATTCAGCTGAAAGACCTGGAGCCCATGCTATCTGTAGGAGTCTTCAATAACAAGAATA GTGGACTGTGGCACAGCAGCCTCGTTGACAGGAACCTCGTTGACTACTTTGTCCCCTTCCTGCCCCTGGAGCACAAGCACGTGAAGATGTGTGTCAGGGCTGAAATGATATCCCGTGGCTATGCTGTCGATGAGAAGGTTGTTCAAGCAGTGGCTGATGAGATGACATTCTTCCcaaaagagcagaaaatctACTCTGATAAAGGCTGCAAGACTGTACAGGCTAAGCTGGATATTCACGAAGACATGATGAGAGATACAAAAGCCAAGGGTTAA
- the PTGES gene encoding prostaglandin E synthase isoform X2 — protein sequence MMENKVFMSFTFYSTILILKMYVVAIVTGQVRLRKKAFANPEDALRNGGLQYYREDPDVERCRRAHRNDMENIFPFLFLGAIYSLLDPSPTVARIHFFIFCVGRIIHTIAYLLQLKAPMRSVAYSVAQLPCFSMALQILLATTPYW from the exons ATGATGGAAAACAAAGTGTTTATGTCGTTTACGTTCTACAGCACgatcttgattttaaaaatgtatgttgttGCCATCGTTACGGGACAAGTGAGACTCAGAAAGAAG GCATTTGCAAACCCGGAGGATGCACTGCGCAACGGGGGGCTGCAGTACTACCGTGAAGACCCCGATGTGGAGCGGTGCCGCAG gGCCCACCGCAATGACATGGAGAAcatctttcccttcctcttcctcgGAGCCATCTACTCTCTGCTGGATCCCAGTCCCACAGTGGCCAGGATCcactttttcatcttctgtgtGGGGCGCATCATCCATACCATCGCCTACCTCCTGCAACTGAAGGCGCCTATGCGCTCTGTGGCCTACAGTGTGGCACAGCTGCCCTGCTTCTCCATGGCTCTGCAGATCCTCCTCGCCACCACCCCATACTGGTAG
- the TOR1B gene encoding torsin-1B isoform X2, producing MNDMLNFSALKAQLDAKLFGQHLAKDVVLKAVTGFSNNPSPKKPLMLSLHGWAGTGKNFLSQILAEHIHPAGLRSKFVHLFLATLHFPHHDELKLYKEQLQNWIRGNVSACPHSVFIFDEMDKMHPGLIDAIKPFLDYYEQVDGVSYRKAIFIFLSNAGGDLINKAALDFWTNGKRREDIQLKDLEPMLSVGVFNNKNSGLWHSSLVDRNLVDYFVPFLPLEHKHVKMCVRAEMISRGYAVDEKVVQAVADEMTFFPKEQKIYSDKGCKTVQAKLDIHEDMMRDTKAKG from the exons ATGAACGACATGCTGAACTTCTCAG CGCTGAAGGCGCAGCTGGATGCCAAACTCTTTGGGCAGCACCTGGCGAAGGACGTTGTGTTGAAGGCGGTGACGGGCTTCAGCAACAACCCTAGCCCCAAGAAGCCGCTGATGCTCTCGCTCCATGGCTGGGCTGGCACTGGCAAGAACTTCCTCAGCCAGATCCTGGCGGAGCACATCCACCCTGCCGGCCTGCGCAGCAAGTTCGTCCATCTCTTCTTGGCCACTCTGCACTTCCCCCACCACGATGAGCTCAAGCTCTACAAG GAGCAACTGCAGAACTGGATTCGGGGCAACGTCAGTGCCTGTCCTCACTCTGTCTTCATTTTTGATGAGATGGACAAAATGCATCCAGGTCTTATTGATGCCATCAAGCCATTCTTAGACTATTATGAGCAAGTTGATGGAGTGTCCTACAGGAAAGCCATCTTCATCTTCCTCAG CAATGCAGGTGGTGACTTAATTAATAAAGCGGCTCTGGACTTCTGGACAAATGGAAAGCGCAGGGAAGACATTCAGCTGAAAGACCTGGAGCCCATGCTATCTGTAGGAGTCTTCAATAACAAGAATA GTGGACTGTGGCACAGCAGCCTCGTTGACAGGAACCTCGTTGACTACTTTGTCCCCTTCCTGCCCCTGGAGCACAAGCACGTGAAGATGTGTGTCAGGGCTGAAATGATATCCCGTGGCTATGCTGTCGATGAGAAGGTTGTTCAAGCAGTGGCTGATGAGATGACATTCTTCCcaaaagagcagaaaatctACTCTGATAAAGGCTGCAAGACTGTACAGGCTAAGCTGGATATTCACGAAGACATGATGAGAGATACAAAAGCCAAGGGTTAA